A DNA window from Flammeovirga agarivorans contains the following coding sequences:
- a CDS encoding T9SS type A sorting domain-containing protein: MNIKFTYIILFLATINTFCYSQNIANDSIALLEFYIENPNNTLNWDTSNELKNWEGITIKNNRIIEISVVNKNTPIFSESICNIDSLIYIKFNNTKIENIPSKINMLHHLERLTLYNNRITTIPRTLVECPNLTRISLTANDIKSIPSSFSNFENIQSFLIDNNNLGYSGLETLPNYFFSNNVITYSTQNTISSDTTFFYNNTTELFAPDSAVNNSYQWFKNGQLIINSNSRSIIINENAEFYVVISNNDFSQLNNVTSGKYSTINAGPFWTDSLALESLSNNNPTNNLNWSSTLRVKDWNGITHSGYLGDQVTAVDINNQGLHTIPSDIQNLTGLDSLILENNYFVFDDLYSTQGLTPSMLFTYSPQANLGEELSIGFTNDSIQLSVDPAITNNSGNNIYDWYKDGVLLFEDTLRTIKVKDVGIYHCEIRNNDFSELTLYQNNIFIFDQNLFDQDSIIVRSIAELNSDNTLGWDLDQPLSTWTGVTFRGGRLQSLQLNSKNLETLPANIGDLSLMESLEVNNNNITSIPISINQLSTTLKYLDFSNNNISELPVEIYELTALTDFIFNNNNITTISDQIDNLTMAGHINASNNFLTFDDLLLIKNGINPPSFEYAPQGAAGEEQYIATAGIISISVDDSIDPTITNNLYQWYFENDLIIGATDKEYLVNNQFGTFHVLINNNELPDLTLITSNIFVSPDEVNPNDSLALITLIDQNSQNTINWNITDPVGTWEGVIVNGETSQVVSLDVWSKNLDNFPDELTKLDELKSLNIANNNIYTLPDNMGDLQNLEYANFSSNHLPFSELDKVSINISNGRGNFVYSNQKYIGDENTSVTLENGFNYIYIPNDIITENDFYQWYRNGDAINGEIGDSLRVNNTGDYNYTITNSRYINTLLTSYYISVDGEVTSTVPYLDNRILIYPNPTSNYLKVQSRDDVRIVDVILHNTSGVRQETPYNSISTTVRELYIKSLTSGLYMVTIITNKGTIRKKVIKE, from the coding sequence TCCATCAAAAATTAACATGCTTCATCATTTAGAACGATTAACACTATACAACAATAGAATTACTACTATACCGCGTACATTAGTTGAATGCCCTAATTTGACAAGAATTTCTTTAACAGCAAATGACATTAAATCAATACCATCAAGTTTTTCAAACTTTGAAAATATACAAAGCTTTTTAATTGACAATAACAACTTAGGCTATAGTGGTCTAGAAACACTCCCTAATTATTTTTTCTCCAATAATGTAATTACATATTCAACACAAAATACTATCTCAAGTGACACTACATTCTTTTATAATAATACCACAGAACTATTTGCACCTGATTCTGCTGTCAATAATAGTTATCAATGGTTTAAAAATGGACAATTAATAATTAATTCAAACAGTAGATCAATAATTATTAATGAAAATGCTGAATTTTATGTTGTTATTAGTAATAATGATTTCAGCCAACTCAACAATGTTACTTCTGGAAAATATTCAACAATAAATGCCGGACCCTTTTGGACAGATTCATTAGCACTAGAAAGTTTATCAAATAATAACCCAACCAATAATTTAAACTGGAGTTCAACACTAAGAGTAAAAGATTGGAATGGAATAACCCACTCAGGTTATCTTGGTGACCAAGTTACTGCAGTAGATATTAATAATCAAGGTTTACATACAATACCTAGTGACATCCAAAATCTAACAGGCTTAGATTCACTTATATTAGAAAATAATTATTTTGTTTTCGATGATTTATATTCAACACAAGGGTTAACTCCTTCTATGTTGTTTACTTATTCTCCACAAGCGAATTTAGGAGAAGAATTATCAATTGGTTTTACTAATGATTCAATCCAGCTAAGTGTTGATCCAGCAATAACAAATAATTCAGGAAATAATATATATGATTGGTATAAAGATGGAGTTCTTCTTTTTGAAGACACTTTAAGAACTATAAAAGTAAAAGACGTAGGTATATATCACTGCGAAATAAGAAATAATGACTTTAGTGAACTCACATTATATCAAAACAATATTTTTATCTTTGATCAGAATCTTTTTGACCAAGACTCTATTATTGTTAGAAGCATTGCTGAATTAAATTCCGATAACACTTTGGGATGGGATTTAGACCAACCTCTATCTACATGGACAGGAGTTACTTTTAGAGGTGGGAGATTACAGTCTCTACAACTAAACAGTAAAAATCTAGAAACTCTCCCAGCAAATATTGGAGACTTATCATTGATGGAAAGTTTAGAGGTAAATAACAATAATATCACATCAATACCAATAAGTATTAATCAATTAAGTACTACTCTTAAGTACCTTGATTTTTCAAATAATAATATATCCGAATTACCCGTTGAGATCTATGAATTAACTGCTTTAACTGATTTTATATTTAATAACAATAATATCACAACAATAAGTGATCAAATAGATAATCTAACCATGGCAGGCCACATCAATGCCTCAAATAACTTTCTAACTTTTGATGATTTATTGTTAATTAAAAATGGAATAAATCCTCCATCATTTGAGTATGCACCACAAGGAGCTGCAGGCGAGGAGCAGTATATTGCAACGGCTGGTATCATTTCAATTTCTGTAGATGACTCTATCGATCCAACAATAACTAATAACTTATACCAATGGTATTTTGAAAACGATTTAATTATAGGAGCAACGGACAAAGAGTATTTAGTAAATAATCAATTTGGTACTTTTCATGTCCTCATTAATAACAATGAATTACCAGATTTAACCCTCATCACTTCAAATATATTTGTTTCACCTGATGAAGTAAATCCAAATGACTCGCTTGCACTTATAACTTTAATTGATCAAAATAGTCAAAATACCATCAATTGGAATATTACAGATCCTGTTGGTACATGGGAAGGAGTTATTGTTAATGGAGAAACAAGTCAAGTTGTATCTTTAGATGTGTGGAGTAAAAATTTAGATAATTTCCCCGACGAACTTACTAAGCTTGATGAACTAAAGTCACTAAATATTGCAAATAATAATATATACACATTACCGGATAATATGGGTGATTTACAAAACTTAGAATATGCAAATTTCTCAAGTAATCACCTTCCCTTTTCTGAATTAGATAAAGTTTCTATCAATATAAGTAATGGTAGAGGTAATTTTGTTTATTCCAATCAAAAGTATATTGGAGATGAAAACACTTCAGTTACTCTTGAAAATGGGTTCAATTATATATATATACCAAATGACATAATCACTGAAAATGATTTTTACCAATGGTATAGAAATGGCGATGCTATTAATGGTGAAATTGGTGATAGTCTTAGAGTAAACAATACTGGTGATTATAATTATACAATAACCAATTCAAGATATATCAATACTCTTCTTACCTCATATTATATATCAGTTGATGGTGAAGTAACGAGTACAGTCCCCTACTTAGATAACCGAATTTTAATATACCCAAATCCAACATCAAATTATCTAAAAGTACAATCTCGAGATGATGTTAGGATTGTTGATGTAATTCTACATAATACTAGTGGTGTAAGACAAGAAACACCCTACAATTCTATTTCTACAACAGTTAGAGAACTTTACATTAAAAGTTTAACGAGTGGGTTATATATGGTAACTATTATTACAAATAAAGGTACAATAAGAAAAAAAGTTATTAAAGAGTAG
- a CDS encoding ABC transporter ATP-binding protein encodes MKIIFQTLQFIRSILPKDQKLKAVGVSILLFINSGLELIGLSAMLPVFAVLLEDNMVEKYTWANWIYTTFGLTDDKQLIVLLTTILFIVVAIKNVGGMFIVKEQSKFAMGLYTDFTKRLHKIYYRKGFLFFKDKNSNILFRNIHLATQNFANQQFLGVLNIINELAILFLIVSSIAIYDIQIIGLLVIIVIPVFFIFFKYVQKRSLKISDVRRDVNPRLSQNIFQSIFGYVDVLISGTEDKFRDRITKDVDALANTNIKSNIYNLAPTRVIETSLMLAILVMNVYGVYYLNSRLELLQLLGVFAIAGFRIMPSINRMMTYINGLNQNKWTFEVLEPLKTETHYQKEIQKEISFEVELILDKIDFHYPDNKVNIIDNFSLVIKKGETIGLIGASGSGKTTIMNILLGFLKVTKGEYRIDSQIYGPEYEDAFFKKVGYVQQSVYIIDASLAENIAFGTSKKNIDYKKIDQVLKKSSLWKIANNLPEGVHTRIGENGTKLSGGQRQRVGIARALYFDAEILFFDEATSALDTETEKEITESINKLSHTDDLTIIIIAHRLSTLEGCDRIIDLTPVKV; translated from the coding sequence ATGAAAATCATTTTTCAAACCCTCCAGTTTATTCGATCAATTCTTCCAAAAGATCAAAAATTAAAAGCGGTGGGTGTAAGTATACTTCTTTTTATTAACTCCGGGCTAGAACTTATTGGTCTTAGTGCTATGCTCCCTGTATTTGCCGTATTATTAGAAGATAATATGGTTGAGAAATATACTTGGGCAAATTGGATTTATACTACTTTTGGTTTGACTGATGATAAGCAACTTATTGTTTTGCTAACTACCATTTTATTTATAGTAGTAGCAATAAAGAATGTTGGAGGTATGTTCATTGTAAAGGAGCAAAGTAAATTTGCAATGGGTTTATATACTGATTTCACAAAAAGACTACATAAGATTTATTATAGAAAAGGTTTTTTATTTTTTAAAGATAAGAATTCAAATATTTTATTTAGAAATATACATCTAGCGACTCAAAACTTTGCAAATCAACAATTTTTAGGTGTCTTAAATATTATTAATGAATTAGCTATATTATTTTTAATCGTTTCTAGTATTGCAATTTATGATATCCAAATCATAGGTTTGTTGGTTATTATAGTTATACCAGTATTTTTTATATTTTTTAAATATGTTCAGAAAAGATCTTTGAAAATTAGTGATGTTAGGAGGGATGTAAACCCAAGACTAAGTCAGAATATCTTTCAAAGTATTTTTGGGTATGTAGATGTGTTGATTTCAGGTACAGAAGATAAATTTCGAGATAGAATTACAAAAGATGTTGACGCACTTGCTAATACAAATATTAAAAGTAATATATATAATCTTGCACCTACAAGAGTTATTGAGACCTCTTTAATGTTAGCAATTTTAGTTATGAATGTTTATGGCGTTTACTATCTTAATTCAAGGTTAGAGTTGTTACAATTATTAGGTGTATTCGCTATTGCAGGATTTAGAATTATGCCATCAATTAATAGAATGATGACATATATTAATGGGTTAAATCAAAATAAATGGACATTTGAGGTTCTAGAACCATTAAAGACAGAAACACATTACCAAAAAGAAATTCAGAAGGAAATATCTTTTGAGGTTGAACTAATATTGGATAAAATAGATTTTCATTATCCTGATAACAAAGTTAATATTATTGATAATTTTTCTTTAGTTATTAAAAAAGGAGAAACAATAGGATTGATAGGAGCATCTGGTTCTGGTAAAACAACTATTATGAATATTCTTCTGGGATTTTTGAAAGTGACAAAAGGTGAATATAGAATTGACAGTCAAATTTATGGCCCAGAATACGAAGATGCTTTTTTTAAAAAGGTTGGTTATGTTCAACAATCAGTATATATCATTGATGCATCTCTTGCGGAGAATATAGCTTTTGGCACCTCGAAAAAGAATATAGATTATAAAAAAATTGACCAAGTGTTAAAGAAATCAAGCCTTTGGAAAATAGCAAATAATCTCCCAGAAGGAGTGCATACAAGGATTGGTGAGAATGGAACAAAGCTTTCTGGAGGTCAAAGACAAAGAGTAGGAATCGCAAGGGCATTATATTTTGATGCAGAGATATTATTCTTTGATGAAGCAACCTCTGCATTAGATACTGAAACTGAAAAGGAAATTACAGAATCGATTAATAAATTATCACATACCGATGATCTTACAATAATTATTATTGCTCATAGACTATCAACATTAGAAGGGTGTGATAGAATTATTGATTTAACTCCAGTAAAGGTATAA
- a CDS encoding oligosaccharide flippase family protein, whose translation MSFKINKVDNQLIKNLSWEASSKIIVQLMSLGNALVMTKLLTPEDYGIFGVLLTVFMVFSILQDLSLNEAYIQFGKPSEKLLNTVFWSLGFLGIVFFVLFNLLSFIFGIFNLIEYHVHYYIFLSFLLILAGFGRGVRMYAIVQSNFKAIAISDGLSIVISLPIGILMAYNGLGVYSLIIQFILKYSLQHFILWFKLKWLPRFIFDFQEIQNLRKFSTQRTLQKVSDHVFDNFDVIVLQYIHPVSTVGSYVKAKSFANQGSSTFSQLFQQVIFRYSSSKEEFEKRNIYYLLLLICILTLPLAIFFNFYGAQLFTYLFSSRWSFSGELFSLLSIIIFLQPLIFNLETTLNGLNKVKEVLLANFFTKVLIVLGMISLFFISINRFILIYLTSKLIQLLILCMLFYKIDLTNEK comes from the coding sequence TTGTCATTCAAAATAAACAAAGTGGATAATCAGTTAATAAAAAATTTATCTTGGGAAGCATCATCTAAAATTATCGTTCAATTGATGAGTTTAGGTAATGCACTTGTGATGACAAAATTATTAACACCAGAAGATTATGGAATATTTGGAGTATTGCTCACAGTATTTATGGTTTTCTCTATTCTTCAAGATTTAAGTTTAAATGAAGCTTACATTCAATTTGGAAAGCCCTCTGAAAAACTATTAAATACTGTGTTTTGGAGTTTAGGGTTTTTAGGAATCGTTTTCTTTGTTCTTTTTAATCTCTTAAGTTTTATTTTCGGGATATTTAATCTTATTGAATATCATGTTCATTATTATATTTTTCTTAGCTTCCTATTAATTCTAGCAGGGTTTGGAAGAGGAGTAAGGATGTATGCCATCGTACAAAGTAATTTTAAAGCTATTGCTATTTCAGATGGTTTATCAATTGTAATTTCATTACCTATTGGTATTCTGATGGCCTATAATGGATTAGGTGTATATTCATTGATCATTCAATTTATCTTAAAGTATTCATTACAACATTTTATTCTTTGGTTCAAATTAAAATGGTTACCACGGTTTATTTTCGATTTTCAAGAAATTCAGAATCTAAGAAAATTTTCTACACAAAGAACCTTACAAAAGGTGTCTGACCATGTATTTGATAATTTTGATGTAATTGTTCTTCAATATATTCATCCGGTTAGTACCGTTGGGAGTTACGTTAAAGCTAAATCATTTGCGAATCAAGGTTCTAGCACTTTTTCTCAGTTATTTCAGCAAGTAATTTTTAGATATTCTTCATCTAAAGAAGAATTTGAAAAAAGAAATATTTACTATTTACTTCTTTTGATATGTATACTCACTTTACCATTAGCTATTTTTTTCAATTTCTATGGAGCCCAATTGTTTACATATCTATTTAGTAGTCGATGGAGTTTTTCTGGTGAGTTGTTTTCTTTATTATCCATTATCATTTTTCTTCAACCTTTGATCTTTAATCTAGAAACCACATTAAATGGATTAAACAAAGTAAAAGAAGTCTTATTGGCTAATTTTTTCACGAAGGTTTTAATTGTATTGGGTATGATAAGTTTATTTTTCATCTCAATAAATAGATTTATACTTATTTATCTAACAAGTAAGCTTATTCAGTTATTGATATTATGTATGTTATTTTATAAGATAGACTTGACTAATGAAAAATAA
- a CDS encoding GreA/GreB family elongation factor, translating to MSKSAYITKEGMEGLQQEVQVLWEERKIVTEAVSEAAAMGDRSENAEYIYGKKKLREIDGRLTYLRRRIGNVKVFDQEIDENKAMFSAFVTFKDQTNNVMTLRLVGPDEADIKKQSISIASPIGKALLNKTIGDSVDVITPAGKKTFTIQKVKY from the coding sequence ATGAGCAAATCAGCATATATAACAAAAGAAGGAATGGAAGGCTTGCAACAAGAAGTGCAGGTTCTTTGGGAAGAAAGAAAAATTGTTACTGAAGCAGTTTCTGAAGCGGCAGCTATGGGTGATCGTTCTGAGAATGCTGAATATATATATGGTAAGAAAAAATTGAGAGAAATTGATGGTCGATTAACTTACCTTAGAAGACGAATCGGAAATGTAAAAGTTTTTGATCAAGAAATTGATGAGAATAAAGCAATGTTTAGTGCATTTGTCACTTTTAAAGATCAAACAAATAATGTGATGACTTTAAGATTAGTTGGACCTGATGAAGCTGACATCAAGAAACAATCAATTTCTATCGCATCACCAATCGGGAAAGCACTGTTGAACAAAACAATTGGTGATTCTGTAGATGTGATTACTCCTGCCGGCAAAAAAACTTTTACAATTCAGAAAGTTAAATATTAA
- a CDS encoding methylglyoxal synthase, with the protein MNKELKRVAMIAHDGKKAEMVGFFKDYMDLLSGVQIVATGTTGSHLVKAGLEVDCKLSGPKGGDAQIAAMVAEGDVDAVFFFRDPLGKHPHEPDVQMLMRVCDLYDIPLATNPASGKLVMSGLKQLVGHN; encoded by the coding sequence ATGAACAAAGAATTAAAAAGGGTGGCTATGATTGCCCATGATGGCAAAAAAGCTGAAATGGTTGGTTTCTTTAAAGATTATATGGACCTACTTTCTGGTGTACAAATTGTTGCTACAGGTACAACTGGTAGTCACTTAGTGAAGGCAGGATTGGAAGTAGATTGTAAACTTTCAGGTCCAAAAGGTGGTGATGCTCAAATTGCTGCGATGGTAGCCGAAGGAGATGTAGATGCAGTATTTTTCTTTAGAGATCCACTTGGAAAGCACCCACACGAACCAGATGTACAAATGCTGATGAGAGTTTGCGACCTTTATGATATTCCTTTAGCTACTAATCCAGCTTCAGGAAAATTAGTAATGTCTGGACTTAAGCAATTAGTGGGGCATAATTAA
- a CDS encoding acyltransferase family protein has product MNNKSIYFKNLDLVRFIAAIMVLFNHTIIQTLERFYQENTTLLIILKTLFNGGTGVSIFFNLSGFLITFLIITEIDYKGKLNLIHFYIRRILRIWPLYYAVLIITFILQPTLKGFLGIDNTLKSNSLYYFSFLSNFDIINIFDNFFGHSAMSQNVTWSVSVEEQFYLLWPLIFFLPRKSWIYIILLIGMFSLNFRHNNSGNPTILYFHTFSVLIDLIIGGLAALIIKEFDIVYRLFQKTNTASHLTTLSFILFVLFYGTEFIFGEYNPIFGRLIKSILFTFLIASLALTKKISFLSLNESSILIKMGKITYSIYLLHPIIMNFIDVCLRNTLYKQSFTKSLSVDITIIFLTFIISWFSYQYFELFFLKLKRFYR; this is encoded by the coding sequence ATGAATAATAAAAGCATCTATTTTAAAAATCTTGACCTCGTAAGGTTTATTGCAGCGATAATGGTTTTATTTAACCATACAATAATTCAAACCTTAGAAAGGTTTTACCAAGAAAATACAACTCTACTTATTATACTTAAAACATTATTCAATGGTGGTACTGGTGTTTCTATTTTTTTTAACTTAAGTGGTTTTCTCATTACTTTTCTTATCATAACTGAAATTGATTATAAGGGGAAATTAAATTTAATTCATTTTTATATTAGAAGAATATTAAGAATATGGCCACTATATTATGCTGTGCTAATTATTACATTTATTTTACAACCAACGTTAAAAGGTTTTTTAGGTATAGATAATACTCTCAAATCAAATAGCTTATATTATTTCTCCTTTTTAAGTAATTTTGATATTATTAATATTTTTGATAATTTTTTTGGACATAGTGCAATGTCTCAAAATGTTACTTGGTCTGTATCGGTTGAAGAACAATTTTATTTATTATGGCCATTAATTTTCTTCTTACCAAGAAAGTCTTGGATTTACATTATTCTTTTGATAGGAATGTTTTCTTTGAATTTTAGACACAATAACTCCGGAAATCCTACAATATTATATTTTCATACTTTTTCAGTTCTTATTGATTTAATAATTGGAGGGTTAGCTGCATTAATAATTAAAGAATTTGATATAGTCTATCGTTTATTTCAAAAGACTAATACTGCGTCACACTTAACAACCCTATCTTTTATACTGTTTGTCTTATTCTATGGAACGGAATTTATTTTCGGAGAATATAATCCTATCTTTGGAAGATTAATAAAATCTATTCTTTTTACGTTTTTAATTGCTTCACTAGCGTTAACAAAAAAGATATCTTTTTTAAGTTTAAATGAATCAAGTATTCTCATTAAAATGGGTAAAATAACTTATAGTATTTATCTACTTCACCCAATTATAATGAACTTTATCGATGTTTGTCTACGAAATACCTTATATAAACAAAGTTTTACTAAATCGTTATCAGTTGACATTACAATAATATTTCTCACATTTATTATTTCTTGGTTTAGCTATCAATATTTTGAGCTTTTTTTTTTAAAACTAAAAAGGTTTTATCGTTAA
- a CDS encoding TrkH family potassium uptake protein, whose translation MRTGTKDFINQWLFKYQTTVFRYERLSSIVTSFVAIVLVIFEYGFYLEKTDMLFIRSIIPFLFFVYITNYILRIIFTNYRWNYIKSTWVEGSFLALITFIGLFHFFVGFHFDPESNANYRHFLFGALVFLVLVESTKASVILSQFKIKPSTTFIFSFIFLILFGTFCLMLPKSTIGETSMNFLDALFTSVSASCVTGLAVVDTGQYFTEKGQLVILLLAQLGGIGIVSFATFFATFMSKGVSLKHKTIIQDVLSSEDLSSATGLLRKVIFLTLLIEILGAIAIFFAWDSSLEFNSMTQKVCYSIFHSVSAFCNAGFSLFPDSLNTSITGDDTTRFFHHGIIDLRHMYGLHMVIGIIIIFGSFGFTTIEEIFSPKKIKDRLKNPWKKYSIGTSISLYSTIILIIVGMLTVFFLEIDSLREDRSLVESLIAAFFQSVTTRTAGFNSMDFGSMRPATILVMIFLMFIGAAPGSTGGGIKSSTFYLLLLSSIGIIRGQERIVVRKRTISDDNIKRSYSIFMFALIYNMVALFILSITELDNPNIDILPLIFEQISAFGTAGLSMGITGELSSIGKVVIILSMYIGRVGTLTLALALSSTVNTNSFKYPEAHVMVG comes from the coding sequence ATGCGCACAGGTACCAAAGACTTCATCAACCAATGGCTGTTCAAGTATCAAACTACTGTATTTAGATATGAAAGGTTATCTTCAATAGTTACTTCGTTTGTTGCTATCGTATTAGTGATTTTTGAATATGGATTTTATTTAGAGAAAACAGATATGCTGTTTATCAGAAGTATAATCCCATTCTTATTCTTTGTTTATATCACTAATTATATTCTTAGAATTATTTTCACCAATTACCGTTGGAATTATATAAAATCCACTTGGGTAGAAGGCTCCTTTTTGGCTCTAATCACTTTTATAGGGCTATTTCATTTTTTTGTAGGATTTCACTTTGATCCTGAATCTAATGCGAATTATCGCCATTTCCTTTTTGGTGCATTAGTATTTCTAGTACTTGTAGAGTCTACAAAAGCTTCAGTGATACTTTCACAATTTAAAATAAAGCCATCTACAACTTTCATTTTTAGTTTTATCTTTTTGATACTTTTTGGAACCTTTTGTTTGATGCTTCCAAAATCTACTATTGGAGAAACTAGTATGAATTTCTTGGATGCTTTATTTACTTCAGTAAGTGCATCATGTGTAACCGGTTTAGCGGTGGTAGATACAGGCCAATATTTCACAGAAAAAGGACAGCTAGTAATTCTTCTATTAGCTCAATTAGGAGGTATCGGAATCGTATCATTTGCAACATTCTTTGCGACTTTTATGTCAAAAGGTGTTTCGTTAAAGCATAAAACGATCATTCAAGATGTATTGAGTTCAGAAGACCTTTCTTCGGCAACGGGTTTATTAAGAAAAGTAATTTTCTTGACACTATTGATTGAGATATTAGGAGCTATTGCCATTTTCTTTGCATGGGATAGTTCTTTGGAGTTTAACAGTATGACACAGAAGGTGTGTTACTCAATTTTTCATTCAGTCTCCGCTTTTTGTAATGCTGGTTTTAGCTTATTCCCAGATAGTTTAAATACAAGTATTACAGGGGATGATACCACTAGATTTTTTCATCATGGAATAATAGATCTCAGGCATATGTATGGCCTACACATGGTTATAGGCATCATTATTATTTTTGGTAGTTTTGGTTTTACAACGATTGAAGAAATCTTTTCACCCAAAAAGATAAAAGATAGATTAAAGAACCCTTGGAAAAAATACTCTATTGGAACTTCTATCAGTTTATACTCAACTATTATTTTGATAATTGTAGGAATGCTGACAGTATTTTTCTTAGAAATTGATTCTTTAAGGGAAGATAGATCACTTGTAGAATCGCTTATAGCTGCTTTTTTCCAATCAGTAACTACTAGAACGGCAGGTTTTAACTCAATGGATTTTGGAAGTATGCGACCGGCTACAATTCTTGTGATGATTTTCTTAATGTTTATTGGTGCAGCGCCTGGTTCAACAGGTGGAGGTATAAAGAGTAGTACCTTTTATCTGTTATTGCTTAGTTCTATTGGTATAATAAGAGGACAAGAAAGAATAGTGGTGCGAAAAAGAACAATATCAGACGATAACATTAAGCGATCATATTCAATTTTTATGTTCGCCTTAATATATAATATGGTAGCTCTATTTATTCTTAGTATCACTGAGTTAGATAATCCAAATATTGATATTCTACCTTTAATATTTGAACAAATATCAGCTTTTGGAACAGCAGGTTTAAGTATGGGTATTACAGGCGAGTTGTCATCAATTGGTAAGGTGGTGATAATCTTATCCATGTATATTGGTCGAGTAGGAACACTTACTTTAGCCTTAGCATTAAGTTCTACTGTAAATACGAACTCCTTTAAATATCCTGAAGCTCATGTTATGGTAGGGTAA
- a CDS encoding 7-carboxy-7-deazaguanine synthase QueE: MVKHLEYTTKEKVQKGLSLPVMEAFYTIQGEGAFSGHAAYFIRLAGCDVGCVWCDVKESWEQDKHPVLDIEEIVEDAKKHPGRLAIITGGEPLMHQLGPLTEMLKNEGFSINIETSGTHQFTGHLDYVCLSPKKFKAPVDEAYDLADEFKVVVYHKSDIKWALGLAEKLRPECKLYIQPEWSKRSEVTPMLVDFVKENPEWQLSLQTHKYIDIP, translated from the coding sequence ATGGTTAAGCATTTAGAATATACTACCAAAGAAAAGGTACAGAAAGGACTTTCACTTCCAGTAATGGAGGCGTTTTATACAATTCAGGGAGAAGGAGCATTTTCAGGTCATGCAGCTTATTTTATAAGATTAGCAGGTTGTGATGTTGGATGTGTTTGGTGTGATGTAAAAGAATCATGGGAGCAAGACAAGCATCCTGTTCTTGATATTGAAGAAATTGTTGAAGATGCAAAGAAACATCCTGGTCGCTTAGCTATTATTACAGGAGGAGAGCCATTAATGCATCAATTAGGGCCATTAACTGAGATGTTGAAAAATGAAGGTTTCTCGATCAATATTGAAACTTCAGGAACTCATCAATTTACTGGTCACTTAGATTATGTTTGCTTGTCTCCAAAGAAATTTAAAGCTCCAGTTGATGAAGCTTATGATTTAGCAGATGAATTTAAAGTGGTTGTATACCATAAATCAGATATTAAGTGGGCTCTTGGTTTGGCAGAAAAACTTCGACCAGAATGTAAATTATATATTCAACCAGAATGGTCAAAAAGAAGTGAGGTGACTCCAATGTTAGTCGATTTTGTTAAAGAGAACCCAGAATGGCAATTGTCATTACAAACTCATAAATATATTGACATACCTTAA